Proteins from a genomic interval of Paracholeplasma manati:
- a CDS encoding ABC transporter ATP-binding protein: MNYEEQDFQTEKVNLKTWKKIIETVFKSKKNVFLMVMFVVILSLLDAVTPLLNRYAIDVFFREKEFSTLVPFVILNFLVALGFGLSVWGFIYQAGKIEVAVNYELRKQSFETLQRLPFAYFDKTPQGWIMARMTSDSRKLANVISWGVVDLLWSFVVMVTILIVMFVLEWRLALIVTTAIPVMALVAWYFRKRILVHYREARKINSQVTASYNESFMGAKTTKSLAIEAENYDEFNAKTGLLRRANVKAVFFQSIFSPIMLLISYIVIAFVSVQGGNEVLKLAISVGTLYAFIEYSVRFFEPIMQISRILAQFQQAQASAERVIQLIETKPEITDSPEVVEKYGDLLNPKYDQWEPIEGDVEFKDVTFHYLENEIILQNFNLKVKKGTSVALVGHTGSGKTTIINLLSRFYEPKQGEILIDGVNYKERSMHWLHKRLGYVLQTPHLFSGTIMENIRYGRLDATDEQVIEAAKAIGADEFISQLDKGYLSEVGEGGNKLSTGQKQLISFARAILADPRLLILDEATSSIDSESEQIIQQATDQLLKGRTSFIVAHRLSTIVKSDLIVYLSGGKIIEQGDHRTLLEKRGAYFELYKRQFLTEQQEKMEKAL, translated from the coding sequence ATGAACTACGAAGAACAAGATTTCCAGACCGAAAAGGTCAATTTAAAAACTTGGAAAAAAATCATTGAAACGGTTTTTAAATCCAAAAAGAATGTCTTCTTAATGGTGATGTTCGTTGTGATCTTGTCATTATTAGATGCGGTAACGCCATTGTTAAACCGTTATGCCATCGACGTATTCTTTAGAGAAAAAGAATTTAGTACATTAGTACCATTTGTTATCTTAAACTTTTTGGTTGCTTTAGGTTTTGGTCTTTCGGTTTGGGGATTCATCTATCAAGCCGGTAAAATCGAAGTTGCGGTAAACTATGAACTTAGAAAACAATCGTTTGAAACCTTACAACGCTTGCCATTTGCGTATTTTGATAAAACCCCTCAGGGTTGGATCATGGCGCGTATGACATCAGACTCACGCAAACTAGCCAACGTCATCTCTTGGGGTGTGGTGGACTTATTGTGGAGTTTTGTGGTCATGGTGACCATTTTAATCGTCATGTTCGTTTTAGAGTGGCGCTTAGCCTTAATTGTCACCACAGCGATTCCTGTGATGGCGCTGGTTGCGTGGTATTTTAGAAAGAGAATACTCGTTCATTACCGTGAAGCGAGAAAGATTAACTCACAAGTGACTGCGTCTTATAACGAATCTTTTATGGGGGCGAAAACCACCAAGAGTTTGGCCATTGAAGCTGAAAACTACGATGAATTCAATGCGAAAACAGGCTTATTGAGACGTGCGAACGTTAAAGCTGTGTTTTTCCAATCGATATTTAGTCCAATCATGTTGTTGATTTCATACATCGTGATTGCGTTCGTGTCTGTACAAGGTGGTAATGAAGTACTTAAATTGGCCATCTCTGTCGGTACACTGTATGCATTTATCGAATATTCGGTTCGATTCTTCGAACCCATCATGCAAATCTCGCGTATTTTGGCTCAGTTCCAACAAGCCCAAGCGAGTGCTGAACGTGTCATTCAATTGATTGAAACAAAACCTGAAATTACGGATAGTCCAGAAGTGGTTGAAAAATATGGGGATTTGTTAAACCCGAAATACGATCAATGGGAACCGATTGAAGGGGATGTCGAGTTTAAAGATGTAACCTTCCATTATTTGGAAAATGAAATCATCCTTCAAAACTTTAATTTAAAGGTTAAAAAGGGCACATCAGTAGCGTTGGTAGGTCATACCGGTTCCGGTAAAACCACCATCATTAACTTGTTATCGCGTTTCTATGAACCGAAACAAGGGGAAATCCTCATCGATGGTGTCAACTATAAAGAACGCAGTATGCATTGGCTCCATAAGCGCTTGGGTTATGTATTACAAACCCCTCACTTATTCTCTGGTACCATCATGGAAAACATCCGTTATGGCCGTTTAGATGCGACAGATGAACAAGTGATTGAAGCTGCCAAAGCGATTGGTGCGGATGAATTCATCTCACAATTGGATAAAGGCTATCTCAGTGAAGTTGGTGAAGGTGGTAACAAGCTATCCACTGGTCAAAAACAACTGATCAGTTTTGCAAGAGCCATTCTCGCAGACCCACGATTGCTCATCCTCGATGAAGCAACCTCATCGATTGACTCGGAATCCGAACAAATCATTCAACAAGCCACCGATCAACTATTGAAGGGAAGAACCTCATTCATCGTTGCACACCGTTTGTCCACGATTGTGAAGAGTGACCTCATCGTTTATCTATCGGGTGGAAAAATCATTGAACAAGGGGATCACCGTACCCTACTTGAAAAACGCGGTGCCTATTTTGAATTGTATAAACGTCAATTTTTAACAGAACAACAAGAAAAGATGGAAAAAGCATTATAA